A portion of the Pseudopipra pipra isolate bDixPip1 chromosome 1, bDixPip1.hap1, whole genome shotgun sequence genome contains these proteins:
- the LOC135422432 gene encoding prostatic acid phosphatase-like, giving the protein MRARQLVCGIWSLCFMFCLFCIFLHQTTAKRKLKFVSIVFRHGDHTPEEFFPTDMHKEIVRQQGYGQLTKLGIQQQYELGQYTRRRYSHFLSVVYKQSEIYVQSTDCDHTLMSAQASLAGLYPLTQEQIWNPRILWQPIPVHTVPLSHDNLLYLPFSHCPKYNELLRETFTTRDFQRQLKHYKPFLKFLATNTGYSLKKLNTERIWKLLDTLQYEDINNYTLPVWATRGVRTKLIKLSEFLLQAEFGFHKQIQKSRLQGGILLKTILKRISNARNPSHRQKMVMYSAHAATIAALQTALNVFNGKLPPYSACHFFELYQEKNGQYTIEMYYRNNSLRDPHPLTLPGCKFRCPLERFTQLVSPVLVRYWTKECKM; this is encoded by the exons ATGAGAGCAAGGCAGCTGGTCTGTGGAATCTGGAGTCTGTGTTTCATGTTCTGCCTTTTCTGCATCTTTCTCCATCAAACGACAGctaaaagaaaactgaagtttgTGTCCATA GTATTTCGCCATGGTGATCACACCCCAGAGGAGTTTTTTCCAACTGATATGCACAAAGAAATTGTAAGACAGCAAGGATATGGACAGCTTACTAAG CTTGGCATACAACAACAGTATGAGCTTGGCCAGTACACGCGGAGGAGATACTCTCATTTCCTGAGTGTTGTATACAAGCAGAGTGAG atttatGTTCAAAGCACTGACTGTGATCACACGCTTATGAGTGCTCAGGCAAGTCTTGCTGGACTGTACCCACTGACACAGGAGCAGATTTGGAACCCCAGAATCCTTTGGCAACCAATTCCAGTTCACACAGTGCCACTGTCACATGATAAT ttgctATACTTACCTTTCTCACACTGCCCAAAATATAACGAACTTCTGAGAGAAACCTTCACAACAAGGGATTTCCAAAGGCAGCTCAAGCACTACAAG CCATTTCTGAAGTTTTTAGCCACTAATACAGGATACTCACTGAAGAAGTTGAACACTGAAAGAATTTGGAAGCTCTTGGACACTTTACAATATGAG GATATTAACAATTACACTTTACCTGTTTGGGCTACTCGTGGTGTCAGGACCAAGCTGATAAAGCTCTCAGAATTCTTATTGCAGGCGGAATTTGGGTTCcacaaacaaatacaaaaatcaCGTTTGCAGGGAG gtattcttttaaaaaccaTTCTAAAGCGTATCTCAAATGCTAGAAACCCTTCACACCGGCAAAAAATGGTTATGTATTCGGCG CATGCAGCCACCATTGCTGCCTTGCAGACAGCACTCAATGTCTTCAATGGGAAATTGCCTCCTTACAGTGCCTGTCATTTTTTTGAActttaccaggaaaaaaatgg GCAATACACCATAGAAATGTACTATCGGAATAATTCCTTGAGAGATCCTCACCCTCTCACTCTCCCTGGCTGCAAATTTCGCTGTCCACTGGAGAGATTTACTCAGTTGGTCTCTCCGGTCCTCGTACGCTACTGGACAAAAGAATGTAAGATGTAG